In a single window of the Leopardus geoffroyi isolate Oge1 chromosome D2, O.geoffroyi_Oge1_pat1.0, whole genome shotgun sequence genome:
- the SMNDC1 gene encoding survival of motor neuron-related-splicing factor 30 isoform X2 → MEVIELTKDLLSTQPSETLASSDSFASTQPTHSWKVGDKCMAIWSEDGQCYEAEIEEIDEENGTAAITFAGYGNAEVTPLLNLKPVEEGRKAKEDSGNKPMSKKEMIAQQREYKKKKALKKAQRIKELEQEREDQKVKWQQFNNRAYSKNKKGQVKRSIFASPESVTGKVGVGTCGIADKPMTQYQDTSKYNVRHLMPQ, encoded by the exons ATG gaagttATAGAACTAACCAAAGACCTTCTGTCAACTCAGCCTTCTGAAACTCTTGCAAGTTCAGACAGTTTTGCTTCTACTCAGCCCACTCATTCATGGAAAGTAGGAGACAAGTGTATGGCAATCTGGAGTGAAGATGGACA GTGTTATGAAGCCGAGATTGAGGagatagatgaagaaaatggcaCCGCTGCAATCACCTTTGCTGGCTATGGCAATGCTGAAGTGACTCCACTGTTGAACCTCAAACCtgtagaagaaggaaggaaggcaaaggagGACAGTGGCAACAAGCCCATGTCAAA aaaagaaatgattgcCCAGCAGCgtgaatataaaaagaagaaagctttgaaaaaagcacagagaataaAAGAACTTGAGCAGGAAAGAGAGGACCAGAAGGTGAAATGGCAACAGTTTAACAATAGAGcctattctaaaaacaaaaaaggccag GTTAAAAGGAGTATTTTTGCTTCACCTGAGAGTGTAACCGGCAAAGTTGGAGTAGGAACTTGTGGAATTGCTGATAAACCTATGACACAATATCAAGATACCTCTAAATACAATGTCAGGCATTTGATGCCTCAATAA